One genomic window of Quercus robur chromosome 6, dhQueRobu3.1, whole genome shotgun sequence includes the following:
- the LOC126733094 gene encoding transcription factor bHLH110-like isoform X3 yields the protein MDSANFHHQHQLQEQLAEYFTSAAQSGYKASTTRDWIPSIVLNNGSNYNSYLTESIPNSREMWPKCTINEQLLRPSMNEDSSFSNARSTQQSADELLFAKIKEEMPDTFPKLSEMICNPSSSEESHSLSIRNELQCSPNNLWLSNFSSGRQIIGQPSAGDLYSNTQNPASFGGVAGSSRFNFSHVFPSTNSSPSDLSSSLVSSSSLGLSLQTLDLLTSTNYGGSFSQSSHDIFGIRRDRMSLSPDHMQELADSPSNSSNKTTAFMNGVTKKKRASSVSEPKESHAIAKKSQSGSRCSCPPLKVRKEKLGDRIAALQRLVAPFGKKLLGTFNSFMIKSRV from the exons atggaCTCTGCAAATTTTCATCATCAGCATCAGCTCCAAGAACAGTTGGCTGAGTATTTTACTTCAGCAGCCCAATCTGGCTATAAAGCTTCTACTACCCGTGACTGGATCCCAAGCATCGTTTT AAATAATGGTAGTAACTACAATAGCTATCTAACTGAAAGCATCCCAAATTCACGGGAAATGTGGCCTAAGTGTACCATCAATGAGCAGCTTCTTAGACCTAGCATGAATGAAGACTCAAGTTTTTCTAATGCAAGAAGTACCCAACAATCAGCCGATGAATTGCTCtttgcaaaaatcaaagaggaGATGCCAGACACTTTCCCCAAATTGAGTGAAATGATATGCAATCCCTCTAGTTCAGAAGAATCACATTCACTCTCCATAAGAAATGAGCTGCAATGTTCTCCTAATAATCTGTGGCTCAGCAACTTCTCCTCTGGTCGCCAAATTATTGGACAACCTTCTGCAGGAGATTTGTACTCTAATACTCAGAACCCTGCAAGTTTTGGAGGTGTAGCTGGATCCAGCAGATTTAACTTCAGCCATGTTTTTCCAAGTACTAATTCATCACCCTCAGATTTGTCGTCTTCATTAGTTTCATCAAGTTCTTTGGGCTTGAGCTTGCAGACTTTGGATCTTTTGACATCTACCAATTATGGTGGGAGTTTTAGCCAATCTTCACATGATATTTTTGGCATTCGTCGAGATAGGATGTCTCTAAGCCCTGATCACATGCAAGAACTTGCGGATAGTCCATCAAACAGCTCCAACAAA ACAACAGCTTTCATGAATGGagttacaaaaaagaagagggCTAGTAGTGTTTCTGAGCCAAAAGAGTCTCATGCAATAGCTAAGAAGTCGCAGTCAGGGTCACGATGCTCATGCCCACCACTGAAG GTACGAAAGGAGAAACTAGGAGACAGAATTGCAGCTCTTCAGAGATTGGTAGCACCTTTTGGCAag AAGCTATTGGGTACATTCAATTCCTTCATGATCAAGTCCAG GGTTTGA
- the LOC126733095 gene encoding mitogen-activated protein kinase 7 — MATLVEPPNGINQRGKHYYSMWQTLFEIDTKYVPIKPIGRGAYGVVCSSINRETNEKVAIKKINNVFENRIDALRTLRELKLLRHIRHENVIALKDVMVPIHRTSFKDVYLVYELMDTDLHHIIKSSQPLSSDHCKYFLFQLLRGLKYLHSANILHRDLKPGNLLVNANCDLKICDFGLARTSEGNGQFMTEYVVTRWYRAPELLLCCDNYGTSIDVWSVGCIFAEILGRKPIFPGTECLNQLKLIINVLGSQHESHLEFIDNPKARKYIKTLPYSRGIHFSHLYPQADPLAIDLLQRMLIFDPTKRITVDEALQHPYMSGLYDPRSNPPAQVPINLNIDENLGERMIREMMWNEMLHYHPEAAAAAYA, encoded by the exons ATGGCTACTCTAGTTGAGCCTCCAAATGGGATTAACCAACGAGGGAAGCATTACTACTCAATGTGGCAAACTTTGTTTGAGATTGACACGAAATACGTGCCGATTAAGCCCATAGGTAGAGGGGCATATGGGGTTGTTTGCTCTTCCATCAATAGGGAAACCAATGAGAAAGTCGCAATCAAGAAGATCAACAACGTGTTTGAGAATCGTATCGATGCGTTGAGGACACTGAGGGAATTGAAGCTTCTTAGACACATTCGCCATGAGAATGTGATTGCTTTGAAGGATGTTATGGTGCCAATTCACAGGACAAGCTTCAAGGACGTGTATTTGGTTTACGAACTTATGGATACGGATCTTCATCATATCATTAAGTCTTCGCAGCCGCTTTCCAGTGATCattgcaaatattttttatttcag TTGCTTCGGGGGCTCAAGTATCTCCATTCAGCAAACATCCTTCACCGGGACTTGAAGCCGGGCAACCTCCTTGTCAATGCTAATTGTGACTTGAAAATATGTGATTTTGGGCTGGCAAGAACTAGTGAAGGCAATGGTCAGTTCATGACAGAGTATGTTGTCACCCGCTGGTATCGTGCGCCAGAGCTCCTCTTGTGCTGTGACAATTATGGAACCTCCATTGACGTCTGGTCTGTAGGATGCATCTTTGCTGAAATTCTTGGTCGGAAACCAATCTTCCCTGGAACTGAGTGTCTCAACCAACTGAAACTAATTATCAATGTTCTTGGAAGCCAGCATGAATCTCATCTTGAGTTCATTGATAATCCAAAGGCCAGGAAGTACATTAAAACACTGCCCTACTCTAGGGGAATACATTTTTCCCATTTATACCCCCAGGCTGATCCTTTAGCTATAGACTTATTGCAAAGGATGCTTATATTTGATCCAACTAAGAGAATTACTGTCGATGAAGCACTCCAACACCCTTATATGTCAGGGTTGTATGACCCCAGATCCAATCCTCCTGCCCAGGTCCCGATTAATCTCAACATTGATGAAAATTTGGGGGAACGGATGATAAGGGAAATGATGTGGAATGAGATGCTGCATTACCATCCTGAAGCTGCTGCTGCTGCCTATGCATAA
- the LOC126733094 gene encoding transcription factor bHLH110-like isoform X1, producing MDSANFHHQHQLQEQLAEYFTSAAQSGYKASTTRDWIPSIVLNNGSNYNSYLTESIPNSREMWPKCTINEQLLRPSMNEDSSFSNARSTQQSADELLFAKIKEEMPDTFPKLSEMICNPSSSEESHSLSIRNELQCSPNNLWLSNFSSGRQIIGQPSAGDLYSNTQNPASFGGVAGSSRFNFSHVFPSTNSSPSDLSSSLVSSSSLGLSLQTLDLLTSTNYGGSFSQSSHDIFGIRRDRMSLSPDHMQELADSPSNSSNKTTAFMNGVTKKKRASSVSEPKESHAIAKKSQSGSRCSCPPLKVRKEKLGDRIAALQRLVAPFGKTDTASVLTEAIGYIQFLHDQVQTLSMPYMKISHSKPNRAMQTGLSDKDGTELERDLKSRGLCLLPLSYASYISGYE from the exons atggaCTCTGCAAATTTTCATCATCAGCATCAGCTCCAAGAACAGTTGGCTGAGTATTTTACTTCAGCAGCCCAATCTGGCTATAAAGCTTCTACTACCCGTGACTGGATCCCAAGCATCGTTTT AAATAATGGTAGTAACTACAATAGCTATCTAACTGAAAGCATCCCAAATTCACGGGAAATGTGGCCTAAGTGTACCATCAATGAGCAGCTTCTTAGACCTAGCATGAATGAAGACTCAAGTTTTTCTAATGCAAGAAGTACCCAACAATCAGCCGATGAATTGCTCtttgcaaaaatcaaagaggaGATGCCAGACACTTTCCCCAAATTGAGTGAAATGATATGCAATCCCTCTAGTTCAGAAGAATCACATTCACTCTCCATAAGAAATGAGCTGCAATGTTCTCCTAATAATCTGTGGCTCAGCAACTTCTCCTCTGGTCGCCAAATTATTGGACAACCTTCTGCAGGAGATTTGTACTCTAATACTCAGAACCCTGCAAGTTTTGGAGGTGTAGCTGGATCCAGCAGATTTAACTTCAGCCATGTTTTTCCAAGTACTAATTCATCACCCTCAGATTTGTCGTCTTCATTAGTTTCATCAAGTTCTTTGGGCTTGAGCTTGCAGACTTTGGATCTTTTGACATCTACCAATTATGGTGGGAGTTTTAGCCAATCTTCACATGATATTTTTGGCATTCGTCGAGATAGGATGTCTCTAAGCCCTGATCACATGCAAGAACTTGCGGATAGTCCATCAAACAGCTCCAACAAA ACAACAGCTTTCATGAATGGagttacaaaaaagaagagggCTAGTAGTGTTTCTGAGCCAAAAGAGTCTCATGCAATAGCTAAGAAGTCGCAGTCAGGGTCACGATGCTCATGCCCACCACTGAAG GTACGAAAGGAGAAACTAGGAGACAGAATTGCAGCTCTTCAGAGATTGGTAGCACCTTTTGGCAag ACTGATACAGCCTCTGTATTAACAGAAGCTATTGGGTACATTCAATTCCTTCATGATCAAGTCCAG ACATTGAGCATGCCTTATATGAAAATATCGCACAGCAAGCCCAATAGAGCCATGCAAACG GGTTTGAGCGATAAGGATGGAACAGAACTAGAGCGAGACCTTAAAAGTAGAGGACTGTGCCTTTTGCCCCTATCTTATGCGTCATATATTAGTGGTTATGAGTAA
- the LOC126733094 gene encoding transcription factor bHLH110-like isoform X2, whose translation MDSANFHHQHQLQEQLAEYFTSAAQSGYKASTTRDWIPSIVLNNGSNYNSYLTESIPNSREMWPKCTINEQLLRPSMNEDSSFSNARSTQQSADELLFAKIKEEMPDTFPKLSEMICNPSSSEESHSLSIRNELQCSPNNLWLSNFSSGRQIIGQPSAGDLYSNTQNPASFGGVAGSSRFNFSHVFPSTNSSPSDLSSSLVSSSSLGLSLQTLDLLTSTNYGGSFSQSSHDIFGIRRDRMSLSPDHMQELADSPSNSSNKTTAFMNGVTKKKRASSVSEPKESHAIAKKSQSGSRCSCPPLKVRKEKLGDRIAALQRLVAPFGKTDTASVLTEAIGYIQFLHDQVQGLSDKDGTELERDLKSRGLCLLPLSYASYISGYE comes from the exons atggaCTCTGCAAATTTTCATCATCAGCATCAGCTCCAAGAACAGTTGGCTGAGTATTTTACTTCAGCAGCCCAATCTGGCTATAAAGCTTCTACTACCCGTGACTGGATCCCAAGCATCGTTTT AAATAATGGTAGTAACTACAATAGCTATCTAACTGAAAGCATCCCAAATTCACGGGAAATGTGGCCTAAGTGTACCATCAATGAGCAGCTTCTTAGACCTAGCATGAATGAAGACTCAAGTTTTTCTAATGCAAGAAGTACCCAACAATCAGCCGATGAATTGCTCtttgcaaaaatcaaagaggaGATGCCAGACACTTTCCCCAAATTGAGTGAAATGATATGCAATCCCTCTAGTTCAGAAGAATCACATTCACTCTCCATAAGAAATGAGCTGCAATGTTCTCCTAATAATCTGTGGCTCAGCAACTTCTCCTCTGGTCGCCAAATTATTGGACAACCTTCTGCAGGAGATTTGTACTCTAATACTCAGAACCCTGCAAGTTTTGGAGGTGTAGCTGGATCCAGCAGATTTAACTTCAGCCATGTTTTTCCAAGTACTAATTCATCACCCTCAGATTTGTCGTCTTCATTAGTTTCATCAAGTTCTTTGGGCTTGAGCTTGCAGACTTTGGATCTTTTGACATCTACCAATTATGGTGGGAGTTTTAGCCAATCTTCACATGATATTTTTGGCATTCGTCGAGATAGGATGTCTCTAAGCCCTGATCACATGCAAGAACTTGCGGATAGTCCATCAAACAGCTCCAACAAA ACAACAGCTTTCATGAATGGagttacaaaaaagaagagggCTAGTAGTGTTTCTGAGCCAAAAGAGTCTCATGCAATAGCTAAGAAGTCGCAGTCAGGGTCACGATGCTCATGCCCACCACTGAAG GTACGAAAGGAGAAACTAGGAGACAGAATTGCAGCTCTTCAGAGATTGGTAGCACCTTTTGGCAag ACTGATACAGCCTCTGTATTAACAGAAGCTATTGGGTACATTCAATTCCTTCATGATCAAGTCCAG GGTTTGAGCGATAAGGATGGAACAGAACTAGAGCGAGACCTTAAAAGTAGAGGACTGTGCCTTTTGCCCCTATCTTATGCGTCATATATTAGTGGTTATGAGTAA